In Quercus robur chromosome 10, dhQueRobu3.1, whole genome shotgun sequence, a genomic segment contains:
- the LOC126701759 gene encoding 4-coumarate--CoA ligase-like 9 yields the protein MATETNHSPSSVDQKSGFCYKAKTYQSLRPKVPLPPPSQPLSITDYTLSQLHKSPTPISNKAVLIEATTDRRVSYGEFLSQVHSLTSSLKTRFPSLSKGHVAFILTPTSLHVPVLYFSLMALGVTISPANPTGSDSEVAHQVRLCNPVVSFATSATVKKLNRLNIPFGTLLLDSPEFDSMINAKVALTHRRVEIAQSDSAAILYSSGTTGRVKGVILTHRNLIALIAGFVQLRHFGDPDPNEPEPVSFFTLPLFHVFGFMMAVRSVANAETMVIVEKFDFETMLRAVEKYRATYIPVSPPLVVALVKSDLAKKYDLGSLRLLACGGAPLGKEVTLKFNAKFPNTEIVQGYGLTETGGGATRSLGPEESLRYGSTGRLAENMEAKIVDPETGEALPPGQRGELWLRGPTVMKGYVGDDKATAETFASEGWLKTGDLCYFDSEGFLFIVDRLKELIKYKAYQVPPVELEHLLHSHPEIADAAVIPYPDEEAGQIPMAFVVRKPGSNVTEAQVIDFIAKQVAPYKKVRRVSFINSIPKNPAGKILRRELVALVLPAGASRL from the exons ATGGCTACCGAAACCAATCACAGCCCGTCATCAGTCGACCAAAAAAGCGGCTTCTGCTACAAAGCCAAAACATACCAAAGCCTCCGCCCAAAAGTCCCACTTCCGCCGCCGTCTCAGCCGCTCTCCATCACAGACTACACTCTCTCTCAGCTCCACAAGTCCCCCACACCAATTTCCAACAAAGCAGTCCTCATCGAAGCAACCACCGACCGCCGCGTCTCCTACGGTGAGTTCCTCTCCCAAGTCCATTCCCTCACTTCCTCTCTCAAAACTCGCTTCCCTTCTCTCTCCAAAGGCCACGTGGCATTCATCCTCACCCCGACCTCCCTACACGTCCCCGTACTCTATTTTTCCCTCATGGCCTTGGGTGTAACCATCTCGCCCGCTAACCCGACCGGGTCGGACTCCGAGGTCGCCCACCAGGTCCGGCTCTGTAACCCGGTCGTCTCTTTCGCCACGTCAGCGACTGTTAAAAAGCTGAACAGACTGAACATTCCATTCGGTACCTTGCTCCTCGACTCGCCCGAGTTCGACTCGATGATAAACGCTAAGgtggccttgactcaccgccgAGTTGAGATAGCTCAGTCCGATTCCGCGGCGATTCTTTACTCCTCGGGGACGACGGGGCGAGTCAAGGGTGTGATACTCACTCACCGGAACCTAATCGCGCTGATTGCCGGGTTCGTGCAGCTCCGCCACTTCGGGGACCCGGACCCGAACGAGCCCGAACCGGTGTCGTTCTTCACGCTCCCGCTCTTCCACGTGTTCGGGTTCATGATGGCGGTTAGGTCGGTGGCGAATGCGGAGACGATGGTCATCGTGGAGAAGTTCGACTTCGAGACGATGCTGAGGGCGGTGGAGAAGTACAGGGCGACGTACATACCGGTGTCGCCGCCGCTTGTGGTGGCGCTGGTGAAGTCCGATTTGGCGAAGAAGTACGATCTCGGGTCGCTCCGATTGCTCGCGTGTGGTGGAGCTCCGCTCGGTAAAGAGGTCACTCTCAAGTTCAACGCTAAGTTCCCAAACACTGAAATCGTGCAG GGATATGGTTTGACTGAGACTGGAGGAGGGGCAACAAGATCATTAGGCCCTGAGGAGAGTCTACGGTATGGTTCTACAGGTCGCTTAGCTGAAAATATGGAAGCCAAGATAGTTGACCCTGAAACTGGAGAGGCCTTACCACCTGGCCAGAGAGGGGAGCTGTGGCTGCGAGGGCCTACAGTCATGAAAG GTTATGTTGGAGATGACAAGGCTACTGCTGAAACATTTGCTTCAGAGGGGTGGTTGAAGACTGGCGATCTTTGTTATTTTGACTCAGAAGGATTCCTTTTCATTGTTGACAGATTAAAGGAACTCATAAAATACAAAGCATATCAG GTTCCCCCAGTTGAGTTGGAACATCTACTCCATTCTCATCCTGAAATTGCTGATGCTGCTGTGATTCC GTACCCTGATGAAGAAGCAGGGCAGATTCCCATGGCTTTTGTGGTAAGAAAGCCTGGAAGCAATGTTACAGAAGCTCAAGTTATTGATTTCATTGCAAAACAG